A DNA window from Bradyrhizobium sp. CCBAU 53421 contains the following coding sequences:
- a CDS encoding amidohydrolase family protein: MSDVIDRPMLDQEKTAATRLKIIDCDIHPSIHAHSDLNEFLPKRWQQHLKEYGSHLRTPYIGTTPYPRSSPLIARRDAWPPTGGVPGSDLDFMRKQHLDPFDVEFGILQVLDLFIFSQQNLEFGAAIQRAINDWQLAFWAHRDPRLKASILVGQDGSDLGLAEIERCAKTGEYIQINVSPRANEPLGRRRYWPIYERAQELDLPLGIHVGGYGGHAPTGGGWPSYYCEEHQSNAHTVASNLTSLVLEGVPERFPKLKIVFIEGGFGWIPATMWRMDQHFERFRSEVPHLKRRPSEYVKQHFWFTTQPIDEPDEARHLRQLIEWVGIDRLLFSSDYPHWDYDDARYAFKTPLTEAERRKIFNSNARAVYKF; encoded by the coding sequence ATGAGTGATGTCATCGACCGCCCGATGCTCGATCAGGAGAAGACCGCGGCGACGCGGCTCAAGATCATCGACTGCGACATCCATCCGAGCATTCATGCGCACAGCGACCTCAACGAGTTCCTGCCGAAGCGCTGGCAGCAGCATCTGAAGGAATATGGCAGCCATCTGCGCACGCCCTATATCGGCACCACGCCGTATCCGCGCTCCTCGCCGCTGATCGCGCGGCGCGACGCCTGGCCGCCGACCGGCGGCGTGCCCGGCTCCGATCTCGATTTCATGCGCAAGCAGCATCTCGATCCGTTCGATGTCGAGTTCGGCATCCTGCAGGTGCTCGACCTCTTCATCTTCTCGCAGCAGAACCTGGAATTCGGCGCCGCGATCCAGCGCGCCATCAACGACTGGCAGCTTGCGTTCTGGGCGCATCGCGATCCGCGCCTGAAGGCCTCGATCCTGGTCGGGCAGGACGGTTCCGACCTCGGTCTCGCCGAAATCGAGCGCTGCGCGAAAACCGGCGAGTACATTCAGATCAACGTCTCGCCGCGGGCCAACGAACCGCTCGGCCGCCGCCGCTACTGGCCGATCTACGAGCGCGCGCAGGAGCTCGACCTGCCGCTCGGCATCCATGTCGGCGGCTATGGCGGGCACGCGCCGACCGGCGGCGGCTGGCCGTCCTATTATTGCGAGGAGCATCAGTCGAACGCCCACACGGTGGCCTCGAATCTCACCAGCCTTGTGCTGGAAGGCGTTCCGGAGCGCTTCCCGAAACTGAAGATCGTGTTCATCGAGGGCGGCTTCGGCTGGATCCCGGCGACGATGTGGCGGATGGACCAGCATTTCGAGCGCTTCCGCAGCGAGGTGCCGCATCTGAAGCGCAGGCCGAGCGAATATGTGAAGCAGCATTTCTGGTTCACGACCCAGCCGATCGACGAGCCGGATGAAGCCAGGCATCTGCGCCAGCTGATCGAATGGGTCGGCATCGACCGGCTGCTGTTCTCGTCGGACTATCCGCATTGGGACTATGACGACGCGCGCTACGCCTTCAAGACGCCGCTGACGGAGGCCGAGCGGCGCAAGATCTTCAACAGCAACGCCCGCGCGGTCTACAAGTTTTAG
- a CDS encoding Rieske (2Fe-2S) protein, with protein MARHIVARTSEIPAGGNKVFGLEGRDIVVFHVNGEFFALLNRCPHEGAPLEKAACVARLTSPEPGIYHRDRVGEMLRCPWHGWEFDIRNGQSWFDPNRFRIRSYPVAVESGAELQKGPYVAETFPVHIEDNYVIVEV; from the coding sequence ATGGCCCGTCACATCGTCGCGCGCACCAGCGAAATCCCTGCCGGCGGCAACAAGGTGTTCGGCCTCGAGGGCCGCGACATCGTCGTGTTCCACGTCAATGGCGAGTTCTTCGCGCTGCTCAATCGCTGTCCGCATGAGGGCGCGCCGCTGGAGAAGGCGGCCTGCGTCGCGCGCCTGACCTCGCCGGAGCCCGGCATCTATCACCGCGATCGCGTCGGCGAGATGCTGCGCTGTCCGTGGCACGGCTGGGAGTTCGACATCCGCAATGGCCAGTCCTGGTTCGATCCGAACCGATTCAGGATCCGCTCCTATCCGGTCGCGGTCGAGAGCGGCGCCGAGTTGCAGAAGGGGCCGTATGTCGCCGAGACGTTTCCGGTGCACATCGAAGACAATTACGTGATCGTCGAGGTGTAA
- a CDS encoding glutathione S-transferase family protein: MKLFHFALSGHAHRARLFLSLLGIPHELVDVDLKSAAQKRPEFLALNPFGQVPVLDDDGIIIPDSNAILVYLATKLGRTDWLPQDAKGAAAVQRWLSVAAGDLAFGPAAARLITVFGAKHNPDDVIARAHVLLKRLEAHLAGRDWLVGTAPTIADVALYSYLSSAPEGNVDLSAYPRVNAFLRRIEALPGFVPFAKTAAGLAAAA, encoded by the coding sequence ATGAAGCTCTTTCACTTTGCCCTCTCCGGCCACGCGCATCGCGCGCGCCTGTTTTTGTCCCTGCTCGGCATTCCGCACGAACTGGTCGACGTCGACCTCAAGTCCGCCGCGCAGAAGCGGCCGGAATTTCTCGCGCTTAACCCGTTCGGCCAGGTGCCGGTGCTCGACGATGACGGCATCATCATCCCCGACTCCAACGCGATCCTGGTCTATCTCGCGACCAAGCTCGGCCGCACCGACTGGCTGCCGCAGGATGCAAAGGGCGCTGCCGCGGTCCAGCGCTGGCTGTCGGTCGCCGCCGGCGATCTCGCGTTTGGGCCCGCTGCGGCCCGTCTCATCACCGTGTTCGGCGCAAAGCACAATCCGGACGACGTGATCGCGCGAGCGCACGTCCTGCTGAAGCGGCTCGAAGCCCATCTCGCCGGTCGCGACTGGCTGGTCGGTACCGCGCCGACAATCGCCGATGTCGCGCTCTACAGCTATCTGTCGAGCGCGCCGGAAGGCAACGTCGATCTCTCCGCCTACCCGCGCGTCAACGCGTTCCTGCGCCGCATCGAGGCGCTGCCGGGCTTCGTGCCCTTTGCCAAGACTGCTGCCGGTCTGGCGGCGGCTGCGTGA
- a CDS encoding pyridoxamine 5'-phosphate oxidase family protein: MSDRRTKSKLATWHEGEMAIQQKVGVAEKMAAVGQRAVRDFMPDQHRDFFAQIPFIVVGSVDQRGDVWASLLAGRPGFISSPTPRSLEIDARPDPSDPVGEGMREGDAIALLGIELHTRRRNRANGLLRASSGRALSFELDQSFGNCPQYIQLRDFAFVREPNEPFTGEIEYGTTLDQAAREMIAAADTFFVASYAEREDRRQVDVSHRGGKAGFVRVAADGTLTIPDFAGNLFFNTLGNIFVNGKAGLLLVDFETGDMLQLTGDAEVMLDSPEIAAFHGAERLWSFRVRRMVRRRGALPLRWAFRAEGWSPNALMTGDWAQAADRLRAAERATQWRPFKVTRIVDESRSIRSFHLQPDDGAGRLPHQAGQHLPIRVTLPGADKPVIRTYTLSVAPSDGMYRISVKRDGPVSQHLHDTIHVGDIIEARAPGGGFTIDAREKRPAVLLAGGVGITPMLAMLRHVVYEGLRTRGIRPTFLFQAAHARADRAFGGELQQLADAAGGAVRITRVLSDVDGAEQGTDYDAAGRIDMALLSRVLPFNDYDFYLCGPPQFTQSLYDALRGYNIADDRIHAEAFGPSSLLRKPDMVTAAPPRRPAATAPVPVAFTASMKEARWTPEQGTLLELAEARGLSPAFSCREGNCGSCRARLLAGAVTYLKEPTAEVADDEVLICCAVPAKPKADGEDRIQLDL, encoded by the coding sequence ATGAGCGACAGGCGAACCAAGAGCAAGCTCGCGACCTGGCATGAAGGCGAGATGGCGATCCAGCAGAAGGTCGGCGTCGCCGAGAAGATGGCGGCGGTCGGCCAGCGCGCGGTGCGGGATTTCATGCCCGACCAGCATCGCGATTTCTTCGCGCAGATTCCCTTCATCGTGGTCGGCAGCGTGGACCAACGCGGAGACGTGTGGGCCTCGTTGCTGGCCGGCCGGCCCGGCTTCATCTCATCGCCGACGCCGCGCAGCCTCGAGATCGATGCGCGGCCCGACCCCAGCGATCCCGTGGGTGAAGGCATGCGCGAGGGCGATGCGATCGCGTTGCTGGGTATCGAATTGCACACGCGGCGCCGCAACCGTGCCAACGGGCTGCTGCGTGCATCGTCGGGCAGGGCGCTCAGCTTCGAACTCGACCAGAGTTTTGGCAATTGTCCGCAATACATCCAGCTGCGCGATTTCGCCTTCGTGCGCGAGCCGAATGAACCGTTCACGGGAGAGATCGAGTACGGCACGACGCTCGACCAGGCCGCACGCGAGATGATCGCTGCTGCCGATACGTTCTTCGTGGCGTCCTATGCCGAGCGCGAGGATCGACGCCAGGTCGACGTCTCGCATCGCGGCGGCAAGGCCGGTTTCGTTCGCGTCGCCGCCGACGGCACGCTGACGATCCCCGATTTCGCCGGCAATCTGTTCTTCAACACGCTCGGCAACATCTTCGTCAACGGCAAGGCCGGGCTGCTGCTCGTCGATTTCGAAACCGGCGACATGCTGCAGTTGACCGGCGATGCCGAGGTGATGCTGGACTCGCCGGAGATCGCGGCGTTTCATGGCGCCGAACGGCTGTGGAGCTTCCGCGTCCGCCGCATGGTGCGCCGGCGCGGCGCGCTGCCGCTGCGCTGGGCATTCCGCGCCGAAGGCTGGTCGCCGAATGCGCTGATGACCGGCGACTGGGCGCAGGCCGCCGACCGGCTCCGCGCCGCCGAGCGCGCGACGCAGTGGCGGCCGTTCAAGGTGACTCGCATCGTCGACGAGAGCCGCTCGATCCGGTCGTTTCATCTGCAGCCGGACGATGGCGCAGGGCGGCTGCCGCATCAGGCCGGACAACATCTACCGATCCGCGTCACATTGCCCGGCGCCGACAAGCCGGTCATTCGTACCTACACATTGTCGGTCGCGCCATCGGACGGCATGTACCGCATCAGCGTGAAGCGCGACGGGCCGGTGTCGCAGCATCTCCACGACACGATCCATGTCGGCGACATCATCGAGGCGCGGGCGCCGGGCGGCGGCTTCACCATCGATGCGCGCGAGAAGCGGCCCGCGGTACTGCTTGCCGGTGGCGTCGGCATCACGCCGATGCTCGCGATGCTGCGTCACGTGGTCTATGAGGGGCTGCGCACCCGCGGCATCCGGCCGACCTTCCTGTTCCAGGCTGCGCATGCCAGGGCCGATCGTGCGTTCGGCGGCGAATTGCAGCAACTGGCCGATGCGGCCGGCGGCGCTGTCCGCATCACCCGCGTGCTCAGTGATGTCGATGGCGCCGAGCAGGGTACCGACTACGACGCCGCAGGGCGGATCGACATGGCGCTGCTGTCGCGCGTCCTGCCGTTCAACGACTACGACTTCTATCTGTGCGGGCCGCCGCAGTTCACCCAGTCGCTCTATGACGCGCTGCGCGGCTACAACATCGCCGATGACAGGATTCACGCCGAGGCGTTCGGTCCGTCGTCGCTGCTGCGGAAGCCGGACATGGTCACGGCGGCGCCGCCGCGCCGGCCGGCTGCGACCGCGCCGGTCCCGGTCGCCTTCACCGCTTCGATGAAGGAAGCGCGCTGGACGCCGGAGCAGGGAACGCTGCTCGAGCTGGCGGAAGCGCGCGGCCTCAGCCCCGCGTTCAGTTGCCGGGAGGGCAATTGCGGAAGCTGTCGAGCCCGATTGCTGGCAGGCGCCGTGACTTATCTGAAGGAGCCGACCGCCGAGGTCGCCGATGATGAGGTGCTGATCTGCTGCGCGGTGCCGGCGAAGCCGAAGGCCGATGGCGAGGATCGCATCCAGCTGGATCTCTGA
- a CDS encoding TetR/AcrR family transcriptional regulator — MARPRSFDPDDVLEIARQVFWRKGFQATSLDEITAASGVAKPSLYAAFGDKNALFLKVLDRYHDGILGWAERTLAQPVPAREAIRQWLTGFIPYCSGEKGQRGCLSINSATDGSLDQADLRKSIERYNRRLEELLRARLRADRAQFRKGFDPDVTAHTIMVVHAGLLALAHQRPDSKQVKAVIDQVMGLLA; from the coding sequence ATGGCAAGGCCACGCAGCTTCGATCCGGACGACGTCCTGGAAATCGCTCGTCAGGTATTCTGGCGGAAGGGTTTCCAGGCGACCTCGCTCGACGAGATCACGGCCGCGAGCGGCGTCGCCAAGCCCAGCCTCTATGCGGCCTTCGGCGACAAGAACGCGCTGTTTCTGAAAGTGCTCGACCGCTATCACGACGGCATTCTGGGCTGGGCCGAGCGCACCCTGGCCCAGCCCGTGCCCGCCCGTGAGGCGATCAGGCAGTGGCTCACCGGCTTCATCCCATATTGCTCGGGCGAGAAGGGACAGCGCGGCTGCCTGTCGATCAATTCAGCGACCGACGGCTCGCTCGACCAGGCCGACCTCCGCAAGAGCATCGAACGCTACAACCGGCGGCTCGAGGAGCTGTTGCGCGCGCGGCTGCGCGCCGACCGCGCCCAGTTCAGGAAGGGCTTCGACCCCGACGTCACCGCGCACACCATCATGGTGGTGCATGCCGGACTGCTGGCGCTGGCGCATCAACGGCCGGATTCGAAACAGGTGAAGGCCGTGATCGACCAGGTGATGGGCCTGCTGGCCTGA
- a CDS encoding zinc-dependent alcohol dehydrogenase family protein translates to MKAVQVVAFGRAQDVVKLNEVPDVGSPGPNEVVVAVEAAPINNSDFMIIAGRYGYLPTPPATLGIEGVGRVVAAGPEVKNLKVGDRTLIPFTVPTWTERVKFTASWQRPLPDNADVQQLSMIGVNPATAYLLLTDFVKIPHGGWVIQNGANSATARAVIAVAKSLGLKTVNVVRREEVVDEVKAAGGDIVLVDGPDLAKRVSRETGGAPILLALDVVGGTSALNLMNCLAPKAVLVIYSAMSGQPFSGSALSVIFKEVSVRGFWLGHWGKTATDETLARMYGHLVPMVASGAISAPVVGSYGLADFSQAIAQASAFKGKVILTPG, encoded by the coding sequence ATGAAGGCGGTTCAGGTCGTTGCGTTCGGACGTGCCCAGGATGTGGTCAAGCTCAACGAGGTGCCCGACGTCGGCAGTCCGGGTCCCAATGAGGTCGTGGTCGCGGTGGAGGCTGCGCCGATCAACAATTCGGATTTCATGATCATCGCCGGGCGCTACGGCTATCTGCCGACGCCGCCGGCCACGCTCGGGATCGAGGGCGTCGGGCGGGTGGTCGCCGCGGGCCCGGAGGTGAAGAACCTGAAGGTCGGCGATCGCACATTGATCCCGTTCACGGTCCCGACCTGGACCGAGCGCGTCAAGTTCACCGCGTCATGGCAGCGCCCGCTGCCCGACAATGCGGACGTCCAGCAACTCTCGATGATCGGCGTCAATCCGGCGACCGCCTATCTGCTGCTGACCGATTTCGTGAAGATCCCGCACGGCGGCTGGGTGATCCAGAACGGCGCCAATTCGGCGACGGCGCGCGCGGTGATCGCGGTTGCCAAGTCGCTGGGGTTGAAGACGGTCAACGTCGTCCGGCGCGAGGAGGTGGTCGACGAGGTCAAGGCGGCCGGCGGCGATATCGTGCTGGTCGACGGACCGGATCTCGCCAAGCGCGTCTCCAGGGAGACCGGCGGGGCACCGATCCTGCTGGCGCTCGACGTCGTCGGCGGCACGTCCGCCTTGAACCTGATGAATTGCCTGGCGCCGAAGGCGGTGCTCGTGATCTACAGCGCGATGAGCGGGCAGCCGTTCTCGGGCTCGGCGTTGAGCGTGATCTTCAAGGAAGTGTCGGTGCGCGGCTTCTGGCTCGGCCATTGGGGCAAGACCGCAACCGACGAAACGCTGGCCAGGATGTACGGCCATCTGGTGCCGATGGTCGCATCGGGCGCGATCAGCGCGCCCGTCGTCGGGAGCTATGGCCTCGCGGATTTTTCGCAGGCGATCGCGCAGGCCTCGGCCTTCAAAGGCAAGGTCATCCTCACGCCGGGCTAG